From Vallitalea longa, one genomic window encodes:
- a CDS encoding AbrB/MazE/SpoVT family DNA-binding domain-containing protein, with amino-acid sequence MGTENKSPNDGKYMSSVKVGTKGQIVIPKEARDMFNIKPGDTLLLLADVDRGIAINRLDFFDKMADGIFSGKVKPAEGEDKSQLDRFAKEVKDVQKQKGEEN; translated from the coding sequence ATGGGAACAGAGAATAAGTCACCAAATGATGGAAAATACATGAGTTCTGTAAAAGTAGGAACAAAAGGTCAGATAGTTATACCTAAAGAAGCGAGGGATATGTTTAATATAAAACCTGGAGATACATTACTTCTTTTAGCTGATGTAGACAGAGGAATTGCCATAAACAGATTAGATTTCTTTGATAAAATGGCTGATGGAATTTTCAGCGGAAAAGTAAAACCAGCTGAGGGAGAAGATAAAAGTCAACTTGATAGATTCGCTAAAGAAGTAAAAGATGTCCAAAAACAAAAGGGGGAAGAGAATTGA
- a CDS encoding ABC transporter ATP-binding protein translates to MIAVKTIDLVKKYKNKIAVNKLNLSIDQGELFALLGVNGAGKTTTIKMLSCLSSPTSGDAILLGDSIVKDPFKVKEKINVSPQETAVAPNLTVRENLQTIAELYGNKKQDAIKKTEEMIIRFGLGEIEKSRAKTLSGGWQRRLSIAMALITEPEILFLDEPTLGLDVLARRELWNMVKKLKGNITIILTTHYLEEAEALSDRIAIMSEGELKAVGTSQELMKQTDKDKFEDAFIALSMMEGVI, encoded by the coding sequence TTGATTGCTGTAAAAACAATAGATTTAGTCAAAAAGTATAAAAATAAAATAGCTGTCAATAAGCTTAATTTATCTATTGATCAAGGAGAGTTATTTGCTCTTCTTGGTGTGAATGGAGCAGGAAAGACAACAACAATAAAAATGTTATCTTGTTTAAGTAGCCCTACTAGTGGAGATGCAATATTATTAGGAGATAGTATTGTAAAAGATCCTTTCAAGGTAAAAGAAAAAATTAATGTATCTCCACAAGAAACAGCTGTTGCACCTAATTTAACTGTCAGGGAAAATTTACAGACAATAGCAGAGTTATATGGTAATAAGAAACAAGATGCTATCAAAAAAACCGAAGAGATGATTATTAGATTTGGTTTAGGGGAAATAGAAAAAAGCAGAGCAAAAACTTTATCAGGTGGATGGCAGAGAAGATTAAGTATCGCTATGGCTCTTATAACTGAGCCTGAAATACTATTTCTTGACGAGCCCACTCTTGGACTTGATGTTTTAGCCAGACGAGAGCTATGGAACATGGTAAAGAAATTGAAAGGGAATATAACTATAATACTGACTACTCACTACTTAGAAGAAGCAGAAGCTCTTTCAGATAGAATAGCAATCATGTCAGAAGGGGAATTGAAAGCAGTGGGAACATCACAGGAATTAATGAAACAAACTGATAAAGATAAATTTGAAGATGCTTTTATTGCATTAAGTATGATGGAGGGTGTTATATAA